A genomic stretch from Juglans microcarpa x Juglans regia isolate MS1-56 chromosome 3S, Jm3101_v1.0, whole genome shotgun sequence includes:
- the LOC121258561 gene encoding probable leucine-rich repeat receptor-like protein kinase At1g35710, which yields MARLPLLALPTILISASLLNLALSKTLKRDVKALNEIKASLGWRVVYAWVGDDPCGDCDLPPWSGVTCSTQGDYRVVTELEVYAVSIVGPFPTAVTNLLDLTRLDLHNNKLTGPIPPQIGRLKRLKILNLRWNKLQDAIPPEIGELRSLTHLYLSFNNFKGEIPRELANLPELRYLYLQENRLIGRIPPELGTLQNLRHLDVGNNHLVGTIRELIRVEGCFPALRNLYLNNNYLTGGIPAQLANLSNLEILYLSYNKMSGVIPSGLAHITKLTYLYLDHNQFTGRIPDAFYKHPFLKEMYIEGNAFRPGVNPIGFHKVLEVSDIEFIV from the exons ATGGCGCGTTTACCTTTGCTTGCACTCCCTACGATTCTCATTTCCGCTTCGCTACTGAACCTCGCTCTCTCCAAAACCCTCAAACGGGATG TGAAAGCACTGAATGAAATCAAGGCGTCTCTGGGGTGGAGGGTGGTGTACGCGTGGGTGGGAGACGATCCTTGTGGAGACTGCGATCTGCCGCCCTGGTCTGGGGTCACCTGCTCCACTCAAGGCGATTACAGAGTGGTCACTGAATT GGAGGTTTACGCGGTGTCGATTGTGGGGCCTTTTCCTACTGCTGTGACCAATCTGTTGGATCTCACTAGGCT GGATCTCCACAATAACAAGTTGACTGGACCAATTCCTCCTCAGATCGGACGGTTGAAGCGGCTTAAAATACT taaTCTGAGGTGGAATAAACTACAAGATGCCATACCTCCTGAAATTGGTGAATTGAGGAGTCTAACTCATCT ATATTTAAGCTTCAATAACTTCAAAGGTGAAATTCCTAGGGAGCTTGCAAACCTTCCAGAGCTTCGCTATCTCTATCTGCAGGAAAATCGTTTGATTGGGCGAATTCCTCCAGAATTGGGAACTCTACAAAATCTTCGGCACCT GGATGTTGGCAACAATCATCTGGTGGGTACTATAAGGGAACTCATACGCGTTGAGGGGTGCTTTCCAGCCCTTCGCAACCT ATATCTAAATAATAACTATTTAACGGGAGGAATACCTGCACAGCTTGCAAACTTGTCGAACTTGGAAATCTT GTACCTCTCCTACAATAAAATGTCTGGAGTAATACCATCTGGACTCGCTCATATTACTAAACTGACTTACTT GTACTTGGATCACAACCAGTTTACAGGGAGAATTCCTGATGCTTTCTATAAACACCCATTCTTgaaagaaat GTACATTGAAGGAAATGCATTCCGCCCAGGCGTAAACCCAATAGGTTTTCACAAAGTCCTTGAGGTTTCTGACATTGAGTTCATCGTTTAG
- the LOC121257750 gene encoding uncharacterized protein LOC121257750 isoform X2, producing the protein MVKNFQPISGRHVSILTESHRLVSTVCFSLLIIHLLSQREGERASEKRAMVSSSLSPLSHSQFSSTNFNICETPTCRQRKTQIGCAVKPTISGSSSSSSPSSSLPFCRVLQKSLPLAASAVLLWSSPEENQKKYAEADARFKSSPLLKEFLERSKINKEKNRKETQDKYCIRGAEWGVGDCSAEAMSPEDKEKFISELKEKAGVK; encoded by the exons ATGGTGAAAAATTTTCAACCAATAAGTGGACGCCACGTGAGCATACTTACTGAATCTCATCGCTTGGTATCCACCGTATGTTTTTCCCTCCTCATTATCCATTTACTCAgccagagagagggagagagagcgagcgagAAGAGAGCTATGGTTTCCTCTTCATTGTCTCCTCTCTCCCACTCTCAATTTTCATCCACCAACTTCAACATCTGTGAGACACCCACTTGCCGTCAAAGGAAAACCCAAATTGGGTGCGCTGTAAAACCCACAATttctggttcttcttcttcttcttctccctcttcttctttaCCTTTCTGCCGAGTTCTTCAAAAGTCTCTTCCTCTTGCTGCTTCTGCTGTTCTTCTCTGGTCAAGTCCAG AAGAAAACCAGAAGAAATATGCGGAAGCTGATGCAAGATTCAAATCATCTCCCCTGCTCAAGGAATTCCTTGAGAGGTCGAAGATAAACAAAGAAAA GAACCGTAAAGAAACCCAGGACAAATACTGCATACGTGGGGCAGAATGGGGTGTGGGAGATTGTTCAGCTGAGGCGATGTCTCCTGAGGACAAAGAGAAGTTCATTTCAGAACTGAAGGAGAAGGCTGGAGTGAAATGA
- the LOC121257959 gene encoding protein GDAP2 homolog isoform X2 yields MNRSVTTATAWGGVATDRGDSVVRLDQVPRWSDAEHRSFLEFENGGPSFSNSHIPHPLTASGAESGSNGIISRFLVDHEINSKIYLWRGNPWNLEVDAVVNSTNENLDEAHSSPGLHAAAGPGLAEECATLGGCRTGMAKVTNAYDLPARRIVHTVGPKYAVKYHTAAENALSHCYRSCLELLIENGLKSVAMGCIYTEAKNYPREPAAHVAIRTVRRFLEKQKDKITAILFCTITSTDTEIYKRLLPLYFPRDKHEEEVAISKLPADVGDENGGTIIDERKIRIKPLPKKTTPKPPQAPIDLPVSDAGLVRRNSSYLDSFLDPAFMSLIKDPDQRRKEEWGKAAQTQKGWNCAKMLGFGDLGGPPLSAAEEYSLHSRYLAKANSLSLSEIAEMKIVYRGGVDREGHPVMVVVGAHFLPRCLDLERFVLYVVKEFEPLIQKPYTIVYFHSAASLQPQPDLGWMRRLQQILGQKHQRNLQAIYVLHPTFGLKASIFALQLLVDNLVWKKVVYVDRLLQLFRYVPREQLTIPDFVFQHDLEVNGGKGLIVDPRTKYVHQRP; encoded by the exons ATGAACCGTTCTGTGACTACGGCCACAGCCTGGGGTGGAGTGGCAACAGATAGAGGGGACTCTGTTGTTAGATTGGATCAAGTTCCACGTTGGAGTGATGCGGAGCATAGGTCTTTTTTGGAGTTTGAGAATGGAGGTCCTTCATTTTCTAATTCGCACATTCCTCATCCTTTGACTGCTTCTGGGGCGGAGAGTGGTAGCAATGGAATAATATCGAGATTTCTGGTTGATCACGAGATTAACTCAAAGATATATCTTTGGAGGGGGAACCCATGGAATCTTGAGGTAGATGCTGTTGTAAACTCAACAAATGAG AACTTGGATGAAGCACACAGCAGCCCTGGTCTGCATGCTGCGGCTGGACCTGGTCTTGCAGAAGAATGCGCTACACTG GGTGGATGCCGGACAGGGATGGCAAAAGTTACAAACGCGTATGACCTTCCTGCTAG GAGAATTGTCCATACTGTTGGTCCCAAGTATGCTGTGAAATACCATACTGCTGCAGAGAATGCTCTTAGTCATTGCTATCGTTCTTGCCTTGAACTTCTCATTGAGAATGGGCTTAAAAG TGTTGCTATGGGCTGTATATATACAGAGGCTAAAAACTATCCTCGCGAGCCAGCTGCTCATGTGGCTATAA GAACTGTGCGGCGGTTTCTTGAGAAGCAGAAAGATAAAATAACAGCTATTCTTTTTTGTACTATCACATCAACTGATACTGAAATATATAAGAG GTTGCTGCCACTCTACTTTCCGAGAGATAAACATGAGGAGGAGGTGGCCATCTCAAAGCTTCCTGCAGATGTTGGGGATGAGAATGGTGGGACTATTATAGATGAACGTAAAATTAGAATAAAGCCTTTGCCCAAGAAGACAACTCCCAAGCCTCCCCAGGCTCCAATTGATCTTCCTGTTAGTGACGCTGGCTTGGTAAGAAG gaaTTCATCATACTTGGATTCATTTCTGGATCCTGCGTTCATGTCTTTAATAAAAGATCCAGATCAGAGACGCAAGGAAGAATGGGGAAAAGCCGCTCAAACACAGAAGGGTTGGAAttgtgctaaaatgcttggatTTGGTGACCTTGGTGGACCTCCATTATCTGCCGCGGAGGAATACTCACTTCATTCTAGATACCTTGCAAAAGCAAATTCTCTTAGTCTTTCCGAAATAGCAGAGATGAAAATTGT TTACCGTGGTGGGGTAGACAGGGAGGGTCATCCTGTAATGGTTGTTGTGGGGGCACATTTTCTGCCGCGATGTCTTGATTTGGAGCGATTTGTGCTCTATGTAGTAAAG GAGTTCGAGCCCTTGATTCAGAAGCCTTATACTATTGTATACTTCCACTCTGCTGCATCTTTACAGCC GCAACCGGACTTGGGATGGATGAGAAGATTACAACAGATACTTGGTCAGAAACACCAGCGCAATCTGCAA GCAATATATGTTCTTCACCCGACATTTGGGCTTAAAGCTTCAATATTTGCCCTGCAATTGCTTGTAGACAATTTG GTGTGGAAGAAAGTGGTATATGTTGATCGACTTTTGCAGCTGTTCAGATACGTTCCTCGAGAGCAGTTGACCATCCCCGACTTTGTGTTTCA GCATGATTTAGAAGTGAATGGAGGGAAGGGTCTCATTGTGGACCCGAGAACAAAATATGTACATCAACGACCATAG
- the LOC121257750 gene encoding uncharacterized protein LOC121257750 isoform X1 → MVKNFQPISGRHVSILTESHRLVSTVCFSLLIIHLLSQREGERASEKRAMVSSSLSPLSHSQFSSTNFNICETPTCRQRKTQIGCAVKPTISGSSSSSSPSSSLPFCRVLQKSLPLAASAVLLWSSPAKAGFLSGSTGIESVPGPKLPEIDFLNRFNEENQKKYAEADARFKSSPLLKEFLERSKINKEKNRKETQDKYCIRGAEWGVGDCSAEAMSPEDKEKFISELKEKAGVK, encoded by the exons ATGGTGAAAAATTTTCAACCAATAAGTGGACGCCACGTGAGCATACTTACTGAATCTCATCGCTTGGTATCCACCGTATGTTTTTCCCTCCTCATTATCCATTTACTCAgccagagagagggagagagagcgagcgagAAGAGAGCTATGGTTTCCTCTTCATTGTCTCCTCTCTCCCACTCTCAATTTTCATCCACCAACTTCAACATCTGTGAGACACCCACTTGCCGTCAAAGGAAAACCCAAATTGGGTGCGCTGTAAAACCCACAATttctggttcttcttcttcttcttctccctcttcttctttaCCTTTCTGCCGAGTTCTTCAAAAGTCTCTTCCTCTTGCTGCTTCTGCTGTTCTTCTCTGGTCAAGTCCAG CTAAAGCCGGATTTCTGTCCGGGTCCACTGGAATAGAATCAGTTCCTGGTCCGAAGTTACCTGAAATTGATTTTCTCAACCGCTTTAATG AAGAAAACCAGAAGAAATATGCGGAAGCTGATGCAAGATTCAAATCATCTCCCCTGCTCAAGGAATTCCTTGAGAGGTCGAAGATAAACAAAGAAAA GAACCGTAAAGAAACCCAGGACAAATACTGCATACGTGGGGCAGAATGGGGTGTGGGAGATTGTTCAGCTGAGGCGATGTCTCCTGAGGACAAAGAGAAGTTCATTTCAGAACTGAAGGAGAAGGCTGGAGTGAAATGA
- the LOC121257960 gene encoding remorin 1.4-like isoform X1, with amino-acid sequence MRDESYRIICIISCICDFTSARLRYSSVKKGETEEAGSIMDQGAPPRKTRSFKEETKSQKRFQRQFSRQMSQDYHPSNIIERTAAVAAVALAIKRLEERGIPDQKEVREHPETFSITIESKEEEDKPSLAPEFGRVSKRFSGETSIKEPEGQDSEIQITAATTEKIPKKHIRPVPSIKKTPTLAEHLNSTVIIQPETAVPEPELPATIKPGMPPNEIQRKSSTIPVIPPTDPQEQSTTGSLMDETKADDWEKAEFDKIKNWYEKLESIIASWEEKRKAKAKRRLERTESEVARRRERTVKEYRNNIKYIDQSAEAAKVKAEERRRNEELRAIEKANRIRTTGKDPNTGVCC; translated from the exons ATGAGAGATGAAAGCTACAGAATTATATGCATCATTAGCTGCATTTGTGACTTTACTTCTGCTAGGTTGAGATATTCTAGTGTTAAAAAGGGAGAGACTGAAGAGGCTGGCAGCATCATGGATCAAGGAGCACCACCTCGGAAAACTCGAAGTTTCAAAG AGGAAACGAAATCTCAGAAGCGGTTCCAAAGACAGTTCTCTAGGCAAATGAGTCAGGATTATCATCCAAGCAATATAATAGAGCGTACAGCTGCAGTGGCAGCGGTTGCATTGGCCATCAAAAGACTTGAAGAAAGAGGCATCCCAGATCAGAAAGAGGTGAGGGAACACCCTGAAACCTTTTCGATCACAATCGAAAGCAAAGAGGAGGAGGATAAACCAAGCTTGGCCCCTGAATTTGGTAGGGTATCCAAGCGATTCTCAG GTGAAACTTCAATCAAAGAACCAGAAGGCCAAGATAGCGAGATTCAAATAACTGCTGCAACGACTGAAAAGATTCCCAAAAAGCACATTCGGCCTGTCCCTTCAATTAAAAAGACTCCAACTCTTGCCGAGCACTTGAACAGCACTGTCATCATACAACCTGAAACTGCAGTACCAGAACCTGAACTGCCTGCCACCATTAAACCAGGAATGCCACCAAATGAAATCCAAAGAAAAAGTTCAACAATACCTGTAATCCCACCAACTGACCCCCAAGAACAGAGTACAACGGGATCTTTAATGGACGAAACAAAAGCAGACGATTGGGAGAAAGCTGAGTTTGATAAGATAAAAAACTG GTATGAGAAGCTAGAATCCATAATAGCTTCCTGGGAGGAAAAGAGGAAGGCAAAAGCCAAAAGACGGCTAGAAAGGACAGAG AGTGAAGTGGCAAGAAGAAGGGAAAGAACTGTAAAAGAATACAGAAACAACATCAAATACATTGATCAGTCTGCAGAAGCAGCAAAAGTGAAGGCAGAGGAAAGACGAAGGAATGAGGAGTTAAGAGCAATAGAGAAGGCAAACAGAATTAGAACTACTGGGAAAGATCCTAATACTGGTGTATGCTGCTGA
- the LOC121257960 gene encoding remorin 1.4-like isoform X2: MDQGAPPRKTRSFKEETKSQKRFQRQFSRQMSQDYHPSNIIERTAAVAAVALAIKRLEERGIPDQKEVREHPETFSITIESKEEEDKPSLAPEFGRVSKRFSGETSIKEPEGQDSEIQITAATTEKIPKKHIRPVPSIKKTPTLAEHLNSTVIIQPETAVPEPELPATIKPGMPPNEIQRKSSTIPVIPPTDPQEQSTTGSLMDETKADDWEKAEFDKIKNWYEKLESIIASWEEKRKAKAKRRLERTESEVARRRERTVKEYRNNIKYIDQSAEAAKVKAEERRRNEELRAIEKANRIRTTGKDPNTGVCC, encoded by the exons ATGGATCAAGGAGCACCACCTCGGAAAACTCGAAGTTTCAAAG AGGAAACGAAATCTCAGAAGCGGTTCCAAAGACAGTTCTCTAGGCAAATGAGTCAGGATTATCATCCAAGCAATATAATAGAGCGTACAGCTGCAGTGGCAGCGGTTGCATTGGCCATCAAAAGACTTGAAGAAAGAGGCATCCCAGATCAGAAAGAGGTGAGGGAACACCCTGAAACCTTTTCGATCACAATCGAAAGCAAAGAGGAGGAGGATAAACCAAGCTTGGCCCCTGAATTTGGTAGGGTATCCAAGCGATTCTCAG GTGAAACTTCAATCAAAGAACCAGAAGGCCAAGATAGCGAGATTCAAATAACTGCTGCAACGACTGAAAAGATTCCCAAAAAGCACATTCGGCCTGTCCCTTCAATTAAAAAGACTCCAACTCTTGCCGAGCACTTGAACAGCACTGTCATCATACAACCTGAAACTGCAGTACCAGAACCTGAACTGCCTGCCACCATTAAACCAGGAATGCCACCAAATGAAATCCAAAGAAAAAGTTCAACAATACCTGTAATCCCACCAACTGACCCCCAAGAACAGAGTACAACGGGATCTTTAATGGACGAAACAAAAGCAGACGATTGGGAGAAAGCTGAGTTTGATAAGATAAAAAACTG GTATGAGAAGCTAGAATCCATAATAGCTTCCTGGGAGGAAAAGAGGAAGGCAAAAGCCAAAAGACGGCTAGAAAGGACAGAG AGTGAAGTGGCAAGAAGAAGGGAAAGAACTGTAAAAGAATACAGAAACAACATCAAATACATTGATCAGTCTGCAGAAGCAGCAAAAGTGAAGGCAGAGGAAAGACGAAGGAATGAGGAGTTAAGAGCAATAGAGAAGGCAAACAGAATTAGAACTACTGGGAAAGATCCTAATACTGGTGTATGCTGCTGA
- the LOC121257959 gene encoding protein GDAP2 homolog isoform X1, protein MNRSVTTATAWGGVATDRGDSVVRLDQVPRWSDAEHRSFLEFENGGPSFSNSHIPHPLTASGAESGSNGIISRFLVDHEINSKIYLWRGNPWNLEVDAVVNSTNENLDEAHSSPGLHAAAGPGLAEECATLGGCRTGMAKVTNAYDLPARRIVHTVGPKYAVKYHTAAENALSHCYRSCLELLIENGLKSVAMGCIYTEAKNYPREPAAHVAIRTVRRFLEKQKDKITAILFCTITSTDTEIYKRLLPLYFPRDKHEEEVAISKLPADVGDENGGTIIDERKIRIKPLPKKTTPKPPQAPIDLPVSDAGLVRRNSSYLDSFLDPAFMSLIKDPDQRRKEEWGKAAQTQKGWNCAKMLGFGDLGGPPLSAAEEYSLHSRYLAKANSLSLSEIAEMKIVYRGGVDREGHPVMVVVGAHFLPRCLDLERFVLYVVKEFEPLIQKPYTIVYFHSAASLQPQPDLGWMRRLQQILGQKHQRNLQAIYVLHPTFGLKASIFALQLLVDNLVWKKVVYVDRLLQLFRYVPREQLTIPDFVFHRHDLEVNGGKGLIVDPRTKYVHQRP, encoded by the exons ATGAACCGTTCTGTGACTACGGCCACAGCCTGGGGTGGAGTGGCAACAGATAGAGGGGACTCTGTTGTTAGATTGGATCAAGTTCCACGTTGGAGTGATGCGGAGCATAGGTCTTTTTTGGAGTTTGAGAATGGAGGTCCTTCATTTTCTAATTCGCACATTCCTCATCCTTTGACTGCTTCTGGGGCGGAGAGTGGTAGCAATGGAATAATATCGAGATTTCTGGTTGATCACGAGATTAACTCAAAGATATATCTTTGGAGGGGGAACCCATGGAATCTTGAGGTAGATGCTGTTGTAAACTCAACAAATGAG AACTTGGATGAAGCACACAGCAGCCCTGGTCTGCATGCTGCGGCTGGACCTGGTCTTGCAGAAGAATGCGCTACACTG GGTGGATGCCGGACAGGGATGGCAAAAGTTACAAACGCGTATGACCTTCCTGCTAG GAGAATTGTCCATACTGTTGGTCCCAAGTATGCTGTGAAATACCATACTGCTGCAGAGAATGCTCTTAGTCATTGCTATCGTTCTTGCCTTGAACTTCTCATTGAGAATGGGCTTAAAAG TGTTGCTATGGGCTGTATATATACAGAGGCTAAAAACTATCCTCGCGAGCCAGCTGCTCATGTGGCTATAA GAACTGTGCGGCGGTTTCTTGAGAAGCAGAAAGATAAAATAACAGCTATTCTTTTTTGTACTATCACATCAACTGATACTGAAATATATAAGAG GTTGCTGCCACTCTACTTTCCGAGAGATAAACATGAGGAGGAGGTGGCCATCTCAAAGCTTCCTGCAGATGTTGGGGATGAGAATGGTGGGACTATTATAGATGAACGTAAAATTAGAATAAAGCCTTTGCCCAAGAAGACAACTCCCAAGCCTCCCCAGGCTCCAATTGATCTTCCTGTTAGTGACGCTGGCTTGGTAAGAAG gaaTTCATCATACTTGGATTCATTTCTGGATCCTGCGTTCATGTCTTTAATAAAAGATCCAGATCAGAGACGCAAGGAAGAATGGGGAAAAGCCGCTCAAACACAGAAGGGTTGGAAttgtgctaaaatgcttggatTTGGTGACCTTGGTGGACCTCCATTATCTGCCGCGGAGGAATACTCACTTCATTCTAGATACCTTGCAAAAGCAAATTCTCTTAGTCTTTCCGAAATAGCAGAGATGAAAATTGT TTACCGTGGTGGGGTAGACAGGGAGGGTCATCCTGTAATGGTTGTTGTGGGGGCACATTTTCTGCCGCGATGTCTTGATTTGGAGCGATTTGTGCTCTATGTAGTAAAG GAGTTCGAGCCCTTGATTCAGAAGCCTTATACTATTGTATACTTCCACTCTGCTGCATCTTTACAGCC GCAACCGGACTTGGGATGGATGAGAAGATTACAACAGATACTTGGTCAGAAACACCAGCGCAATCTGCAA GCAATATATGTTCTTCACCCGACATTTGGGCTTAAAGCTTCAATATTTGCCCTGCAATTGCTTGTAGACAATTTG GTGTGGAAGAAAGTGGTATATGTTGATCGACTTTTGCAGCTGTTCAGATACGTTCCTCGAGAGCAGTTGACCATCCCCGACTTTGTGTTTCA CAGGCATGATTTAGAAGTGAATGGAGGGAAGGGTCTCATTGTGGACCCGAGAACAAAATATGTACATCAACGACCATAG